Below is a window of Podarcis muralis chromosome 5, rPodMur119.hap1.1, whole genome shotgun sequence DNA.
gaaaaaagaaaaaccaccctTTGATCCTCTTGTCAGCAGAATTTTCAGATGGGGGAAGCAAACAAATCTGTCAGTTCCAACCTTTGTATAATTGTGTTAATTGAATTCGGAGGCCTTGGGGAAGCAAACAGTGCCGTTTCACATACGGCTGGCTCCAGGCACCAGCACTGTGGGGGAAGACAGGCCAGACATTCCCTCTGCCCACTGGCAGCATAGGGCAAGATGGTTGCAAGAACTTTAAATAGGGTTGCTACTGCCAGGTTGTCGTGGTGGCTTTAAAGCTGGCAGCCAGAGAAGTTGCATGCTCTCTTCACCCTTCCCTGCTGTAGCAAGCAGAGATTTTACTTTGATGCATAGGAAGTTTCAGAGTAGAGTGGCTGAAACTCCGCAAGTAGAGAAGAGCAAGGCAGGGAATGAAATGGGCCACATCTTCTTCTGGCACTAGTTCTGGTAATGACCTGGCAACCCTCTTAATTATCAGTGGGTTTGCAGTACACCCTGGCACTTGGGTGATCTACTGTTATGTGTCACCTTGGCAGCTCGAGTTAGGGCTCTGGTATGGTGACTAGTGTTGCTGCTTTTCAATGGTACATCTTGCAGCTTGATGCAGAAATGCCCCTGTCCTGCAGGAGCCAGCTGTGCAGCCCGTAAACACCTGTGGCTTTTAAACGTGTTCTTCTAAGTTGGTTGATCAAGCTACAATCCATCTTTGAATCAAGCTATCAAGACATCTTTGAATTCTGCCTATCTCTGGAACAACCAGTTTGGCATCTGGTCCATCAAGACTCTTCctataaattatatataaatacacacagagagagagcgcaaaaatACAATTCTACAGTTTCATCCAATTTCTGCTTATGAATACAACGCTTTGTCTTACATCCCATAAATAAACTACTTATTTCTAAATCCTACTAATACAGCATAAACACTCCAGTTATTTCTTAATTCCTCACTCATTTATGCTAGTTCATAACACTTAAAATAGAATTCTTAGAATAATTAATTCTAACTcccttttcttttatttgttttcataCGATTTTCAGATTTTATTAAATTATTGTGTCTACCCAATCTGTTAACTTCtagtattctcccccccccccccccggactactAATATCAAACCTTCAGAtggcaaggagataaagaactatgcaacttttagaagacatctgaaggcagccctgtattgggaaatttttaatgcttggtattttgcaatgtttttatatatgctgtaagctgcccagagtgactggggaaacccagccagatgtgcagggtataaatattattattattattattattattattattattattattaaccattccTTTCAAATCTTGTTTTCCCTTCTTAGGTGAGAGAAACCGAGACTATGGACCCACAGCTATATGAATTTCCATCTGGAGATTTGCCAGATGATGAGGACTCAAGGCCTGACTTTGTAATTGATGAAGATGGCTATGACTACTCAGGTTCAGGAGATGAAGAAGGTATATATGCTTCACTCTAAACTGCCTCTAGCTCCAAGCCAAACAGCCTTTTGCATGTGTAAAATCTGTGCTCTTCTTGCCTAGGCTTGTAGTAAGCCGCCGGTTATAAATCTGAGATGAACACAGGTTGTTTGCATTGTGCTCCTATTTACTTTGCTGAATATCATCTGGCTAAACATGGGGTGAAAGCATTGTACTCCCTAATTTGAGGCTTTACGAGTGCACAACCACCCTTAGCCAGGTGTGCATGGATGGGAGATGCTCAACATGCTTTGCCATTTATTGCAATCAGAATGCCTGCTTATACTTTCTAGTTCACATGCCTAACTTGAAAGGGAAACACATGCTCTTCTGTCACACAACCACCGTTCCAACAGTGTGGGGATGGATGCAGCCTGCGCTTGTCTGGAACAACTAGCTGAGAAATTCTAATATCCTCACTGACCTGCGGCAGCTGGTCACTGGCCCAGGGAAATTTCCCACATTGTTGTGGTTCTGTTAGACAACTCCCATTAAGGCTGTGTTTAGGAAGAAGCTTTCCTCCTTCTTTCTTCAGAAACGGCTCTTCTTTCTACCTCCCCTCTCATTACTTCAGCCTTTTGACAGCACAACAGCCTCGCATTTTGTGTCCTTTGCTTTCCCCCAAACTCCCAGCACAGCCTTGCTACAACAACTTGTTGCCCTGTTGCACGCTGCGTTCTCAGCGCGGAGGAAAAACAAGCTCCGAAACTAGCACGCAACAAGTTGGGGCAGATCTGGGACTTTACATGAGCCAGTTCTCCTCAAGGAATGGGTGTTTGAAAGAAGGGCAGCTCCTCTCTTGAAAACAAGTCAAACAGCACGCTGTGTGTGGACTTGCAGTGGCAGTCCTTGCAACCGGCTGCCTGAAGCAAAACCCACTAGGTCAGGGAAGTCGGGGGTTGGGTGGAgatgtgaaagaggagagtgcgcGATGAGGCGATAAGCTGTCTGATGCAAGTTTGCCAAAGTCTTCTGAAGGAACGGCAGTATAAATCGCAGTTCCTTCATTTTGGTGAGAATTAATACATTTTTTCCCTCATTATGCAGATGATACGGAGGATGCCTTACTTCCAGCCTCCGAAAGACCTATGGTAGGTATTTGCAAATACTCTCCACTTGGCGAAGAAGTCATTCAGTTGATGTGCCACCTAGGGCTTGCTTTTACATGGCTTCTGAGAACAGGCCACCCAGCTGTGTTACTGAACCCCTGCAGAAACATTGAAAACTGGAAATGCAAAGCGACAGTGGCTTGTATTTGCTGCACTGCTGAGCGAACCtcctgtcagcacaaggattaATGCCTGTCAAATGGGACTTTCCTCCCACTGTGTGCTCTCTAAATCTGTCCCGGGGTTTCCCCCacaaccctttggagcagatttggggcaggTGTGGTGCACACGTGGTGGGAGAAGAAAGAAGGGGGGtggagtcccattgcacaagtggcaATCCTTGTACTGAGGGGATGAGGGAATGGGTTACTGCTGGGTAGGTTTACCTATTGTGTAGATCTGCATGGCTTTGGCATAGGCAAATGGTGCATGTTAAAGACCCctgggcattattatttttttaaaaaaggtgtgctACGCAAGGTAAATGGCCATCGGAAATGGCACATACTGCGGTAGCAAACAGTACAGTGTAGTAGCACTTTTTTACTttctttattggaaaataaaaagtGCATAATTACAAATGCACAGAGTAGGATAAGAcacgaaaaaggaaaaaggaatagtacccatgcagaaaacaaagtagaaaaaacaaaaaggaattgtatacattacaaaaaacaaaagttATTGTAGTTTAACCAGACCTTAACCTAATACGGTATTTATAAAAAGGAATTCCAAATCATCGTAAAATTTGTCCATTGACAAATCTGTTTGTACAGTGGAGTAACACTTGACAGTGCTATCCATTTCCAGAATACCAGGGTGTCTCTGCTATATAAACAACATAAAGCTGTTCTGGAGCAGCATCTACAGCTGTTGGCCAGTCCTGCCATATTGTCTCTAGATGTGCTGACCCTTGGTTATTATCGTTCTCTTTGAACACTTAAGGGGAGGCGCTGGCGCCCAGACGGGTTCAACCATTCACCCTTCTTTCTTTTCCGTTCTGTGAAGCATTGCTCTCAGCTGTGTAGGTACAAAGGCATGACTCATCTTTTCACTTCATTCAGGAGCCCATGGACAACTTTATCCCTTATTCCAAAGGAGAGACAAAGGATAGCGAGCCTGCTGTGATAGAAATAGAAAACGATTCTGTTCTCAGGAAACCTGCGCCCTCTGAAGAAGGCGATGAGCCATCCAACAAGATCTCGatggccagcacagccaatggcagCATCTTTGAGAGGACAGAAGTTCTGGCAGGTAA
It encodes the following:
- the SDC4 gene encoding syndecan-4; this encodes MKPSRPAGLCAPALLLLLLLGAAAAESVRETETMDPQLYEFPSGDLPDDEDSRPDFVIDEDGYDYSGSGDEEDDTEDALLPASERPMEPMDNFIPYSKGETKDSEPAVIEIENDSVLRKPAPSEEGDEPSNKISMASTANGSIFERTEVLAALIAGGAVGLLLFAVFPILLLIYRMKKKDEGSYDLGKKPIYKKAPTNEFYA